A genomic stretch from Juglans microcarpa x Juglans regia isolate MS1-56 chromosome 3S, Jm3101_v1.0, whole genome shotgun sequence includes:
- the LOC121257491 gene encoding pentatricopeptide repeat-containing protein At2g17140, with product MRILSDRYMEQTNGSKLTKALLKNTNNPKLAWHLFKRILSSPSFSNYCLRSIPVIARILVREQMHREIDSLPKLLDSQPVETSHPCLLSLVRVLAQSGLVDEAVSQFKSLRTRFPEKPPPISLYNLLLQSSLKGDRADFVSWLYRDMIVAGINPETYTFNLLICALCDLGLMEVAREVFDRMSEKGCHPNEFTVGILVRGYCRTGLATQGLELLNKLRNSNVFPNRVVYNTLISNFCREGRTDEAEKLVEKMREDGILPDVVTFNSRISALCGAGKILEASRIFRDMQIDEELGLPRPNIVTYNLMLEGFCKEGMLEEAKTLFESMQNVGDFISLESYNIWLLGLVRNGKLLEARLVLKGMVDKGIEPNIYSYNIVMDGLCKNGMLSDARMVMGLMKCSGIPPDTVTYGTLLHGYCKKGKISEANNILHEMMSCSCFPNTYTCNILLHSLWKEGRTSEAEELLKMMNERGYGLDTVTCNIVIDGLCNIKKLDEAIEIVNGMWTHGSAALGNLGNSFIGLVDDSGNGKKCMPDLVTYSTIISELCKAGRLDEAKKKFTEMVRKNLLPDSAVYDIFIYTFCKQGKLSSAFRVLKDMEINGCNRTLQTYNSLILGLGSKNQIFEIYGLMDEMRERGVSPNVCTYNNIISCLCEGGRVHDATSLLDEMMQKGISPNISSFRILIKAFCKLCDFAVAKEIFEIALSICGHKEALYSLMFNELLAGGEVSEAKELFQASLDKTFDVGNFLFKDLIDKLCKDEKLEDASAILRRMIDIGYGFDPASFMPVIDGLGIRGNKHEADELAERMMEMASAGRVENKVYRNQWQRVRGKPKKHGASDWQTILHRDDGSAITLKALKRVQKGLGQGSISSLQPHKNQVLDY from the exons ATGAGAATCCTTAGCGACCGTTACATGGAACAAACGAACGGAAGCAAGCTCACCAAAGCTCTTCTCAAGAACACTAACAATCCCAAACTAGCATGGCACCTCTTCAAGCGcattctctcctctccctctttctccaACTATTGTCTTCGATCCATACCCGTCATCGCTCGTATCCTTGTTCGTGAACAAATGCACCGCGAAATCGATAGCCTTCCCAAACTCCTTGACTCGCAACCCGTCGAAACGTCTCACCCTTGTCTCCTTTCCCTCGTGCGAGTCTTGGCCCAATCGGGTCTCGTTGATGAGGCTGTTTCCCAATTCAAATCGCTTCGAACCCGGTTCCCGGAAAAGCCTCCTCCCATATCTTTGTATAATTTGCTTCTTCAGTCCTCCTTGAAGGGAGACCGTGCGGATTTTGTGTCATGGTTGTACAGGGATATGATTGTCGCTGGGATTAACCCGGAAACATATACTTTTAATCTTTTGATATGTGCACTGTGTGACTTGGGTCTTATGGAAGTGGCTCGGGAGGTATTTGATAGAATGTCTGAGAAGGGTTGTCATCCAAATGAGTTCACTGTTGGGATTTTAGTTCGTGGGTATTGTAGAACCGGGCTTGCTACACAAGGCTTGGAGCTTTTAAATAAGCTGAGGAATTCTAATGTTTTTCCCAACAGGGTTGTGTACAATACTTTGATATCTAATTTTTGCAGAGAAGGTAGGACTGATGAAGCTGAGAAATTAgtggagaaaatgagagaggatGGTATCCTTCCAGATGTTGTTACTTTTAATTCTAGGATTTCAGCCCTTTGTGGGGCAGGGAAAATCCTAGAGGCTTCTAGAATTTTTAGAGATATGCAAATTGATGAAGAATTGGGGTTGCCTCGGCCAAATATCGTAACTTATAACTTAATGCTCGAGGGGTTTTGCAAGGAAGGGATGTTGGAGGAAGCAAAGACCTTGTTTGAGTCTATGCAAAATGTTGGTGATTTTATAAGTTTGGAGAGTTATAATATATGGTTGTTGGGTTTGGTTAGGAATGGGAAGCTGTTAGAGGCACGATTGGTTCTAAAAGGGATGGTGGATAAGGGCATTGAACCCAATATCTACTCATACAACATTGTGATGGATGGGCTATGCAAAAATGGGATGCTCTCTGATGCAAGGATGGTTATGGGCTTGATGAAATGTAGTGGTATTCCCCCAGATACAGTAACTTATGGTACTTTACTACACGGGTACTGCAAGAAGGGGAAGATATCTGAAGCCAATAATATTCttcatgagatgatgagttgTAGTTGTTTCCCAAATACCTATACTTGCAACATTTTGCTGCACAGCCTATGGAAAGAGGGGAGAACATCGGAAGCAGAGGAATTACTAAAAATGATGAACGAGAGAGGTTATGGCTTAGATACTGTGACATGCAATATCGTGATTGATGGTCTGTGTAATATTAAGAAATTGGACGAAGCAATTGAAATTGTGAATGGGATGTGGACTCATGGAAGTGCTGCTCTTGGTAACCTGGGGAACTCATTTATCGGCCTAGTTGATGATAGTGGTAATGGGAAGAAATGCATGCCTGATTTGGTCACCTACTCAACAATAATTAGTGAGTTATGCAAGGCTGGGAGGCTTGATGAAGCTAAAAAGAAGTTCACTGAGATGGTGAGGAAAAACTTGCTTCCTGATTCTGCGGTTTacgatatttttatatatactttctGCAAACAAGGAAAGCTGTCATCCGCATTTCGAGTTCTGAAAGACATGGAGATAAATGGCTGCAACAGGACCCTTCAAACTTATAACTCATTGATCCTGGGCTTAGGAAGTAAAAATCAAATATTCGAAATATATGGGCTGATGgatgagatgagagaaagaGGAGTTTCTCCAAACGTTTGTACTTACAATAATATAATCAGCTGTCTCTGTGAAGGAGGGAGAGTCCATGATGCCACCTCTCTTTTAGATGAAATGATGCAAAAGGGCATCTCCCCTAATATATCTTCATTCAGAATATTAATCAAAGCTTTCTGCAAGCTGTGTGATTTTGCAGTAGCAAAGGAGATATTTGAGATTGCTCTGAGTATATGCGGCCACAAGGAAGCCTTATATAGTTTGATGTTTAATGAGTTACTTGCTGGAGGTGAAGTTTCCGAAGCTAAAGAGCTGTTTCAAGCTTCTTTGGATAAGACCTTTGATGTGGGAAACTTCTTGTTTAAGGATCTTATTGACAAACTCTGCAAGGATGAGAAATTAGAGGATGCTAGTGCAATTCTTCGTAGGATGATTGATATAGGATATGGATTTGATCCTGCATCTTTCATGCCAGTGATTGATGGCCTGGGTATAAGGGGAAACAAGCACGAAGCTGATGAACTTGCTGAGAGGATGATGGAAATGGCTTCAGCAGGTAGGGTGGAAAATAAGGTCTATCGAAATCAGTGGCAGAGAGTCCGAGGAAAACCCAAGAAACATGGGGCAAGTGATTGGCAGACCATACTTCACAG AGATGATGGCAGTGCAATTACATTGAAAGCTCTTAAGCGGGTACAGAAAGGCTTGGGTCAGGGTAGTATATCAAGTTTGCAGCCCCATAAAAATCAAGTTCTTGATTATTAG